One genomic segment of Linepithema humile isolate Giens D197 chromosome 5, Lhum_UNIL_v1.0, whole genome shotgun sequence includes these proteins:
- the LOC105676341 gene encoding hexosaminidase D-like — MTRLRGRASLMIIVTISFILLIVIYHILSNEIDEISSSKVVARLKAEDVYSPDGAPLFKGHKIVHLDLKGAPPRISYYSYLFPLLKKLGATGILVEYEDMFPFADSIEDIRAGNSYSRKDIVQIQNIAKNNQLIVIPLIQTFGHMEFVLKLDKYKDFREVPRYPQVLCPTYNKTLPLIYQMIDQVVSAHPMSKYLHIGADEVYQIGECSRCLDIMAKKQWGKRQLFLDHVSTVVKYIKERYPELTVLMWDDEFRDITPQEIIDRGLHSLIEPVIWKYTIDPGTTLTDQLWESYSAVWKQVWVATAFKGATSPDRYYTDISYHMENHQRWLEIVQRYSSQITFKGIMLTGWQRYDHFSVLCELLPVGLPSLAINLAILQASNLNGFPIELPGHISEILQCDGIISLSIPEPQYGWTKCSFHGMSVYAAILRLYSLTQEIIKMEQDNTYKGWLKPYNIKHLFASPSYVERAVTDLDRYKMEIMYIEKEMRTAMEDIYDTYTIEEWLETYVAPLNEKLNQLWEAKEKLLEKNTWSRRPLTKSDL; from the exons ATGACGCGTCTACGTGGTCGAGCCTCACTGATGATTATCGTGACGATCAGTTTCATCCTACTGATTGTTATATACCACATACTGAGTAACGAGATTGACgagatatcatcgagcaagGTTGTCGCTCGACTGAAAGCAGAGGATGTGTATTCTCCAG ACGGCGCTCCACTGTTCAAGGGCCACAAGATTGTCCATCTAGATCTGAAAGGTGCTCCACCTAGGATAAGCTATTACAGCTACTTGTTTCCTCTGCTCAAAAAGCTAGGGGCCACTGGTATACTCGTAGAATATGAAGACATGTTCCCCTTTGCGGATAGTATCGAGGACATCCGCGCTGGCAACTCTTATTCCAGGAAAGATATTgtacaaattcaaaatatagcCAAGAATAATCAGCTAATTGTTATACCACTGATACAAACCTTCGGTCACATGGAATTTGTTCTCAAGTTGGACAAATACAAAGATTTTAGGGAAGTTCCACGTTATCCACAAGTCTTATGCCCcacatataataaaacgcttccattaatatatcaaatgaTAGACCAAGTTGTGTCTGCACATCCaatgtcaaaatatttgcacataGGTGCGGATGAGGTATATCAAATAGGAGAATGCTCAAGATGCTTGGATATTATGGCTAAAAAACAATGGGGCAAGAGGCAATTGTTCCTGGATCACGTCTCCACAGTggtcaaatatattaaagagaGATATCCAGAACTGACGGTACTTATGTGGGACGATGAGTTCCGTGATATAACTCCGCAAGAAATCATTGATAGAGGCTTGCACTCGTTGATAGAACCAGTGATTTGGAAGTACACTATTGACCCTGGTACGACGTTGACAGATCAGCTGTGGGAAAGTTACAGTGCAGTATGGAAACAAGTCTGGGTTGCAACAGCATTCAAAGGAGCTACTTCACCAGACAGATATTACACGGACATTTCATATCACATGGAGAATCATCAGCGTTGGCTGGAAATTGTTCAGAGATATTCGAgtcaaattacatttaaagGCATCATGTTAACGGGATGGCAGAGATACGATCACTTCAGTGTACTTTGCGAATTATTACCGGTGGGATTGCCATCTCTCGCCATCAATTTAGCTATACTGCAAGCGTCAAATCTAAATGGCTTCCCAATAGAATTGCCCGGTCATATATCTGAAATTTTACAATGCGATGGTATCATTTCGTTAAGCATACCAGAACCGCAGTACGGCTGGACCAAGTGCAGCTTCCACGGAATGTCGGTATACGCAGCTATTTTACGCCTTTATTCTTTGACacaggaaataataaaaatggagCAGGATAATACTTACAAGGGGTGGCTAAAGCCGTACAATATTAAGCACTTATTTGCGAGTCCTAGTTATGTCGAACGTGCAGTCACCGATTTAGACAGgtataaaatggaaataatgtATATCGAGAAAGAAATGCGTACAGCCATGGAAGATATCTATGACACTTATACGATAGAAGAATGGCTTGAAACGTATGTTGCACCTTTAAATGAGAAACTCAATCAATTGTGGGAAGctaaagaaaaacttttagagaaaaatacaTGGTCAAGGAGACCTCTCACAAAATCTGATTTATAG
- the FipoQ gene encoding F-box/LRR-repeat protein 2 isoform X3, which produces MTTWTQLAVEHVSAITKEDLNAIHRKKTTTIEKLPDKVLLNVFCYLSHREICRVARICKRWRQIAYDTRLWQHVSLRPEISGLHVSSLENLLHLISVRFGPSLRYIELPIELITHTVLHELANKCPNLTHMLLDFSTAMQLHDFSEMQAFPTKLKYMCICLSEVIFMEGFMRKIYNFINGLEILHLIGTYEKVEEEEEEIYEVINVHKLKSATPNLRVINLYGINFVDDSHIDAFSSNCIQLECLAVNFCAKVTGSTMKTLFQRSRRLICLLMQGTNLQSEYVMQVEWEKSSIQELDVTATDLSTECLIDMLTRIPGLRFLSAGQLNGFNDSVIKAWTEVGNPRNLIALDLDSSDNLSDDALHKFLSRHGHQLYGLALSGMPHITDQLWQSVLPILTNAKILVMGTQERLGVNIHVDQLMDGIANNCLNLERLELRWDPENLRFSDKSQKAIDVLRVKCTKLKCLSLSDGRYYEIVKANFERADRLTVVRTITCCRVSNYYLLQNYKDLIFN; this is translated from the exons ATGACTACTTGGACGCAATTAGCCGTGGAGCACGTCAGCGCAATAACGAAGGAAGATCTTAACGCGATACATCGAAAAAAGACGACG acAATAGAGAAGCTACCGGACAAAGTCCTTCTTAATGTTTTTTGCTATCTCTCGCATCGCGAAATATGCAGAGTTGCTCGCATTTGCAAACGTTGGCGGCAAATTGCATACGACACGCGTCTTTGGCAGCACGTGTCCTTACGACCAGAGATAAGCGGACTTCACGTGAGTTCTTTGGAAAATCTACTGCACTTAATCAG cGTACGCTTTGGACCTTCATTAAGATACATTGAATTACCAATCGAATTGATAACACATACGGTTCTTCACGAATTAGCCAATAAATGTCCGAATTTAACACACATGCTACTGGACTTTTCAACTGCCATGCAATTGCACGACTTCAGTGAGATGCAGGCATTTCCtacgaaattaaaatacatgtgTATTTGTTTGTCGGAAGTTATTTTCATGGAAGGATTTATGCggaagatttataattttatcaatggACTCGAGATTCTTCACTTAATCG GAACATACGAAAAAGttgaggaagaagaagaggaaatcTACGAGGTTATCAATGTACACAAATTGAAATCGGCAACTCCGAATTTACGAGTTATAAATTTGTACGGAATCAACTTTGTCGATGATTCGCACATCGACGCTTTTTCTTCCAACTGTATCCAACTAGAATGCTTAGCCGTGAATTTTTGTGCCAAAGTGACCGGTTCGACGATGAAGACTCTCTTTCAAAGGAGCAGAAGACTGATATGTCTTCTTATGCAAGGAACAA ATCTGCAGAGTGAATACGTAATGCAGGTTGAGTGGGAAAAATCAAGTATTCAAGAGCTCGACGTTACCGCTACCGACTTGTCGACAGAATGCTTGATTGACATGTTAACCAGAATCCCTGGGCTACGTTTTTTGAGCGCCGGTCAATTGAATGGTTTTAATGATAGTGTAATCAAAGCCTGGACCGAAGTAGGGAATCCACGAAATTTAATAGCGCTAGATCTGGATAGCTCCGATAATTTGAGCGACGATGCTTTGCACAAGTTCTTGTCGAGGCACGGTCATCAATTGTACGGTCTTGCGTTGTCAGGCATGCCGCACATTACCGACCAACTTTGGCAAAGTGTACTACCAATTCTCACGAATGCAAA AATACTTGTAATGGGTACTCAAGAAAGATTAGGCGTCAACATTCACGTGGATCAATTGATGGATggaattgcaaataattgccTCAATTTAGAACGTTTGGAGTTACGATGGGATCCGGAAAACTTGCGATTTTCGGACAAAAGTCAGAAAGCCATAGATGTCCTACGTGTCAAGTGTACCAAATTAAAGTGTTTAAGTTTAAG CGATGGAAGATATTACGAAATCGTCAAAGCAAATTTCGAGCGAGCTGATAGACTGACAGTCGTTAGAACAATTACTTGTTGCAGAGTatctaattattatcttttgcaaaattataaagacCTTATCTTTAATTGA
- the LOC105676336 gene encoding ras-related protein Rab-28-like, producing MSDVDEDAAEKRLKIVLVGDSGVGKTSIVQKFCNNDFTRQYVPTAGIDFFLKNITVGCYKNVNLHLWDVGGLALHGNMLDKYIFGAHIILLVYDVTNSSSFEILEEWLNQIKNFIDTYDEPPLMAVVGNKCDMEHQRTVKRDRSHRFAAENGFPYHDMSARTGESVSLCIASLAAQVLGVRLTRMDQDFHKPIIIAEIGDTVDVNSIQKVVKRIPNKKQIAFNPHFPSSKSAVCALQ from the exons ATGTCGGACGTCGACGAGGACGCGGCCGAGAAGCGGCTAAAAATCGTGCTCGTGGGTGACTCCGGCGTCGGCAAA aCTAGCATCGTCCAGAAGTTTTGCAACAACGATTTCACCAGGCAATACGTACCTACCGCGGGCATTGACTTCTTTCTTAAAAACATCACCGTTGGCTGctacaaaaatgttaatctACATTTATGGGATGTCGGCGGACTCGCTCTGCACGGCAATATGCTGGACAAATACATTTTCGGAGCACAT ATTATTCTCTTAGTATACGACGTCACGAATAGCTCGAGTTTCGAAATATTAGAAGAGTGgcttaatcaaataaaaaatttcatcgataCTTATGACGAACCACCTCTAATGGCAGTAGTAGGTAACAAATGCGACATGGAGCATCAAAGGACAGTTAAGAGAGACAGGTCGCACCGATTCGCAGCAGAAAACGGATTTCCATATCACGATATGTCCGCGAGAACCGGAGAATCG GTATCTTTATGTATAGCAAGCTTGGCAGCGCAAGTCTTGGGCGTTCGATTGACAAGGATGGATCAAGACTTTCACAAACCTATCATTATCGCCGAAATTGGAGACACGGTAGACGTGAATTCAATACAAAAAGTCGTAAAAAGAATTcccaataaaaaacaaattgcattCAATCCCCATTTTCCCTCCTCGAAATCCGCCGTATGTGCCTTGCAATGA
- the LOC105676294 gene encoding protein BCCIP homolog, whose protein sequence is MAAPVKKREIQQKTRDEDCVSSSSENEEYEVADEQGMELQVDFEGRNPQDPDYHGIKTLLQQLFLKAHIDLGGLTDLIISQNCVGSVVKQSDDVDESDDDDDVNDVFGITTVINVSDKQNLPCIQQLRDLLKQLADEHATDAVNTMIKSVLENDASQLGLLINERFVNIPAKISVPLLENLISEVKRANNRKMPFNFSYYILICKLYKSEDKKVGKKPKNKNKNPSGESSVLWSNPEEEIFAEEATVSFEFSVEEEADSGLSGTWTEKDDEMVPYRRVLLFEASKLQSIFGKIQNQFS, encoded by the exons ATGGCAGCTCCGGTGAAAAAACGCGAAATTCAGCAAAAGACACGCGACGAGGATTGCGTCTCGTCCAGCAGTGAAAATGAAGAGTACGAAGTCGCTGATGAGCAG ggAATGGAGCTTCAAGTGGATTTCGAAGGCCGTAATCCACAGGATCCAGACTATCATGGAATCAAAACACTATTGCAACAACTTTTTCTTAAAGCACATATTGACTTAGGCGGGCTCactgatttaataatatctcaGAATTGCGTAGGGTCTGTTGTTAAACAGTCTGATGATGTAGATGAATctgacgatgacgatgatgtTAATGATGTGTTTGGTATCACAACTGTCATTAATGTTTCGGACAAACAa aacctTCCATGTATACAACAGCTTAGGGATTTATTGAAGCAATTAGCAGATGAGCATGCAACAGATGCAGTTAACACTATGATAAAAAGTGTTTTGGAGAATGATGCATCGCAATTGGGTTTACTTATTAACGAGAGATTTGTCAACATTCCAGCCAAGATTTCAGTACCCCtccttgaaaatttaatttccgaAGTGAAACGTGCCAATAACAGAAAGATgccatttaatttttcctattacatacttatatgtaaattatacaaGTCAGAAGATAAGAAAGTGGGGAAAAAGCCgaaaaacaagaataaaaaCCCCAGTGGTGAATCATCTGTATTGTGGAGCAATCCAGAGGAAGAGATTTTTGCAGAAGAAGCAACCGTTAGTTTTGAATTTTCTGTTGAAGAAGAAGCAGACAGTGGTTTATCCGGAACGTGGACTGAAAAGGATGATGAAATGGTACCTTATAGACGAGTTCTTCTTTTCGAAGCTTCTAAACTGCAATCcatatttggaaaaatacagaatcaattttcttaa
- the LOC105676268 gene encoding shootin-1 — translation MNKTEFNIVLSTEPPRTSPSVIHSHIPVPRTSAAIKAQERCPPKRRGSFEKLGRCTGTVAAQKATFEKLDASVVQLRSRNNNNHLSTSSIEIRNFEEKSTPMSNYKINDVVKLNGSNSFTESKWKNKYDDSEKRRKLLLQKNEAAIKEHVDLEKKYQQLQRENSALQSHVQEKEQKLQKLRTVSEAVCKEYEQLKNQYNVETNAMHKAMQQASQWYRQNRELKRRSQIIAQKLLHSNPEELLGFDVSDEVDSNFEDLDQLRQTVKELSSEIARLQTELRSARLQEFEAQEQVTQLTTQLEEERASRQKGEEKINEMKVHKGNMERVTKMVAEEVQALKTQCDRERENAKILKIEAEKVQKERNVLAHQSALLMAEVGDDPNGRLLTVLQEVESLKRLLEEEQQNYARQVQILQEKLEEKESNVEFEIVEEKLKLAESELEVILHRAERAEKSVEELENVVQCLKQKVSELEEKASKPPPPPPPPPPMLGAGQSSIKLLTREKLTSERTAVSDMENMLGITPKKTPAVAQQPAIDDIINQIKGGRFTLKQTDKQREEERKRRQEAESASPAVSEMLNILGTMRRRAKPIRQSFKFTDAAS, via the exons ATGAACAAGACGGAATTCAACATTGTCCTGAGCACGGAGCCACCGAGGACGTCTCCGAGCGTGATTCACTCTCACATTCCGGTGCCCAGAACATCGGCCGCGATCAAGGCCCAAGAGAGATGTCCTCCAAAACGCAGAGGATCCTTCGAGAAGCTTGGTCGCTGCACGGGCACCGTGGCTGCCCAAAAAGCGACCTTCGAGAAGCTCGACGCTTCTGTGGTACAGCTGAGGTCGCGTAACAATAACAATCACTTGTCGACTTCTAGCATTGAGATTAGAAATTTTGAGGAGAAATCAACGCCGATGAGCAATTACAAGATAAACGACGTCGTCAAGCTCAACGGCAGCAACAGCTTCACCGAGagcaaatggaaaaataaatacgatgACTCGGAAAAGAGACGGAAACTTCTGCTGCAGAAGAACGAAGCtg CGATTAAGGAGCATGTAGatctggaaaaaaaatatcaacaattgCAAAGGGAAAATAGCGCGTTGCAATCGCACGTTCAAGAAAAAGAGcagaaattgcaaaaattgcgaaCAG TTTCCGAAGCGGTATGTAAAGAATatgaacaattaaaaaatcaatataatgtGGAAACGAATGCGATGCACAAAGCCATGCAACAAGCATCTCAG tgGTATCGACAAAACCGCGAGCTGAAACGAAGATCCCAAATCATTGCACAAAAGCTTTTACATAGCAATCCGGAAGAGCTGCTGGGTTTTGATGTATCCGACGAAGTGGACTCAAATTTTGAGGATTTAGATCAATTGAGACAAACGGTAAAAG AACTAAGTAGTGAAATTGCACGATTGCAAACGGAACTTCGTTCCGCGCGGCTTCAAGAATTCGAAGCGCAAGAACAGGTAACACAGCTGACCACGCAGCTGGAAGAAGAAAGAGCTTCTCGACAAAAAG GTGAAGagaaaattaacgaaatgaaAGTGCACAAAGGAAACATGGAAAGAGTTACGAAAATGGTAGCCGAGGAGGTGCAAGCCCTGAAGACGCAATGCGATCGCGAGCGAGAAAATGCGAAAATTCTGAAGATAGAAGCCGAAAAA GTTCAAAAAGAACGGAATGTCTTAGCGCACCAAAGCGCTCTTCTTATGGCCGAAGTCGGAGATGATCCGAATGGAAGATTATTAACTGTTTTGCAAGAGGTGGAATCTCTAAAGAGACTATTAGAGGAAGAACAGCAAAACTATGCTCGCCAAGTGCAGATATTGCAGGAGAAATTGGAGGAAAAAGAATCAAATGTGGAATTTGAAATTGTCGAGGAAAAGTTGAAGCTCGCAGAGTCTGAGTTAGAAGTAATTCTTCACAGAGCTGAAAGAGCCGAGAAATCGGTGGAAGAGCTGGAGAATGTAGTGCAATGCTTAAAGCAGAAAGTCAGTGAATTGGAGGAAAAAGCCTCAaaaccaccaccaccacctcCACCACCACCTCCGATGTTAGGAGCTGGTCAATCGTCGATAAAATTGCTGACCAGAGAAAAGTTGACCTCAGAACGTACAGCTGTAAGCGACATGGAAAACATGCTTGGCATTACGCCAAAGAAAACACCTGCGGTCGCACAACAACCCG CCATTGATGATATTATCAACCAAATTAAAGGCGGACGATTTACGCTGAAGCAAACAGAC AAACAACGAGaagaggagagaaaaagacgACAAGAAGCAGAGAGTGCCTCGCCAGCAGTTTCTGAAATGCTAAACATTCTTGGTACTATGAGACGAAGAGCCAAGCCAATAAGACAGTCGTTTAAGTTTACAGACGCGGCATCTTAG
- the FipoQ gene encoding F-box/LRR-repeat protein 2 isoform X1 yields MDIRRMSNWNVLSVEAALQQLNTFDGDDSEKIRRPNTTIEKLPDKVLLNVFCYLSHREICRVARICKRWRQIAYDTRLWQHVSLRPEISGLHVSSLENLLHLISVRFGPSLRYIELPIELITHTVLHELANKCPNLTHMLLDFSTAMQLHDFSEMQAFPTKLKYMCICLSEVIFMEGFMRKIYNFINGLEILHLIGTYEKVEEEEEEIYEVINVHKLKSATPNLRVINLYGINFVDDSHIDAFSSNCIQLECLAVNFCAKVTGSTMKTLFQRSRRLICLLMQGTNLQSEYVMQVEWEKSSIQELDVTATDLSTECLIDMLTRIPGLRFLSAGQLNGFNDSVIKAWTEVGNPRNLIALDLDSSDNLSDDALHKFLSRHGHQLYGLALSGMPHITDQLWQSVLPILTNAKILVMGTQERLGVNIHVDQLMDGIANNCLNLERLELRWDPENLRFSDKSQKAIDVLRVKCTKLKCLSLSDGRYYEIVKANFERADRLTVVRTITCCRVSNYYLLQNYKDLIFN; encoded by the exons ATGGATATACGAAGAATGTCGAATTGGAATGTTCTGAGCGTAGAGGCTGCGCTACAACAGCTCAATACCTTCGATGGAGATGATTCGGAAAAGATAAGACGTCCTAATACG acAATAGAGAAGCTACCGGACAAAGTCCTTCTTAATGTTTTTTGCTATCTCTCGCATCGCGAAATATGCAGAGTTGCTCGCATTTGCAAACGTTGGCGGCAAATTGCATACGACACGCGTCTTTGGCAGCACGTGTCCTTACGACCAGAGATAAGCGGACTTCACGTGAGTTCTTTGGAAAATCTACTGCACTTAATCAG cGTACGCTTTGGACCTTCATTAAGATACATTGAATTACCAATCGAATTGATAACACATACGGTTCTTCACGAATTAGCCAATAAATGTCCGAATTTAACACACATGCTACTGGACTTTTCAACTGCCATGCAATTGCACGACTTCAGTGAGATGCAGGCATTTCCtacgaaattaaaatacatgtgTATTTGTTTGTCGGAAGTTATTTTCATGGAAGGATTTATGCggaagatttataattttatcaatggACTCGAGATTCTTCACTTAATCG GAACATACGAAAAAGttgaggaagaagaagaggaaatcTACGAGGTTATCAATGTACACAAATTGAAATCGGCAACTCCGAATTTACGAGTTATAAATTTGTACGGAATCAACTTTGTCGATGATTCGCACATCGACGCTTTTTCTTCCAACTGTATCCAACTAGAATGCTTAGCCGTGAATTTTTGTGCCAAAGTGACCGGTTCGACGATGAAGACTCTCTTTCAAAGGAGCAGAAGACTGATATGTCTTCTTATGCAAGGAACAA ATCTGCAGAGTGAATACGTAATGCAGGTTGAGTGGGAAAAATCAAGTATTCAAGAGCTCGACGTTACCGCTACCGACTTGTCGACAGAATGCTTGATTGACATGTTAACCAGAATCCCTGGGCTACGTTTTTTGAGCGCCGGTCAATTGAATGGTTTTAATGATAGTGTAATCAAAGCCTGGACCGAAGTAGGGAATCCACGAAATTTAATAGCGCTAGATCTGGATAGCTCCGATAATTTGAGCGACGATGCTTTGCACAAGTTCTTGTCGAGGCACGGTCATCAATTGTACGGTCTTGCGTTGTCAGGCATGCCGCACATTACCGACCAACTTTGGCAAAGTGTACTACCAATTCTCACGAATGCAAA AATACTTGTAATGGGTACTCAAGAAAGATTAGGCGTCAACATTCACGTGGATCAATTGATGGATggaattgcaaataattgccTCAATTTAGAACGTTTGGAGTTACGATGGGATCCGGAAAACTTGCGATTTTCGGACAAAAGTCAGAAAGCCATAGATGTCCTACGTGTCAAGTGTACCAAATTAAAGTGTTTAAGTTTAAG CGATGGAAGATATTACGAAATCGTCAAAGCAAATTTCGAGCGAGCTGATAGACTGACAGTCGTTAGAACAATTACTTGTTGCAGAGTatctaattattatcttttgcaaaattataaagacCTTATCTTTAATTGA
- the FipoQ gene encoding F-box/LRR-repeat protein 2 isoform X2, whose translation MDLGGVDVWGQIALETSQMYVSEGGPAKSRTTIEKLPDKVLLNVFCYLSHREICRVARICKRWRQIAYDTRLWQHVSLRPEISGLHVSSLENLLHLISVRFGPSLRYIELPIELITHTVLHELANKCPNLTHMLLDFSTAMQLHDFSEMQAFPTKLKYMCICLSEVIFMEGFMRKIYNFINGLEILHLIGTYEKVEEEEEEIYEVINVHKLKSATPNLRVINLYGINFVDDSHIDAFSSNCIQLECLAVNFCAKVTGSTMKTLFQRSRRLICLLMQGTNLQSEYVMQVEWEKSSIQELDVTATDLSTECLIDMLTRIPGLRFLSAGQLNGFNDSVIKAWTEVGNPRNLIALDLDSSDNLSDDALHKFLSRHGHQLYGLALSGMPHITDQLWQSVLPILTNAKILVMGTQERLGVNIHVDQLMDGIANNCLNLERLELRWDPENLRFSDKSQKAIDVLRVKCTKLKCLSLSDGRYYEIVKANFERADRLTVVRTITCCRVSNYYLLQNYKDLIFN comes from the exons ATGGATCTTGGTGGTGTGGATGTTTGGGGTCAAATTGCCCTGGAAACGTCTCAGATGTACGTTTCCGAGGGTGGTCCCGCCAAAAGTCGTACT acAATAGAGAAGCTACCGGACAAAGTCCTTCTTAATGTTTTTTGCTATCTCTCGCATCGCGAAATATGCAGAGTTGCTCGCATTTGCAAACGTTGGCGGCAAATTGCATACGACACGCGTCTTTGGCAGCACGTGTCCTTACGACCAGAGATAAGCGGACTTCACGTGAGTTCTTTGGAAAATCTACTGCACTTAATCAG cGTACGCTTTGGACCTTCATTAAGATACATTGAATTACCAATCGAATTGATAACACATACGGTTCTTCACGAATTAGCCAATAAATGTCCGAATTTAACACACATGCTACTGGACTTTTCAACTGCCATGCAATTGCACGACTTCAGTGAGATGCAGGCATTTCCtacgaaattaaaatacatgtgTATTTGTTTGTCGGAAGTTATTTTCATGGAAGGATTTATGCggaagatttataattttatcaatggACTCGAGATTCTTCACTTAATCG GAACATACGAAAAAGttgaggaagaagaagaggaaatcTACGAGGTTATCAATGTACACAAATTGAAATCGGCAACTCCGAATTTACGAGTTATAAATTTGTACGGAATCAACTTTGTCGATGATTCGCACATCGACGCTTTTTCTTCCAACTGTATCCAACTAGAATGCTTAGCCGTGAATTTTTGTGCCAAAGTGACCGGTTCGACGATGAAGACTCTCTTTCAAAGGAGCAGAAGACTGATATGTCTTCTTATGCAAGGAACAA ATCTGCAGAGTGAATACGTAATGCAGGTTGAGTGGGAAAAATCAAGTATTCAAGAGCTCGACGTTACCGCTACCGACTTGTCGACAGAATGCTTGATTGACATGTTAACCAGAATCCCTGGGCTACGTTTTTTGAGCGCCGGTCAATTGAATGGTTTTAATGATAGTGTAATCAAAGCCTGGACCGAAGTAGGGAATCCACGAAATTTAATAGCGCTAGATCTGGATAGCTCCGATAATTTGAGCGACGATGCTTTGCACAAGTTCTTGTCGAGGCACGGTCATCAATTGTACGGTCTTGCGTTGTCAGGCATGCCGCACATTACCGACCAACTTTGGCAAAGTGTACTACCAATTCTCACGAATGCAAA AATACTTGTAATGGGTACTCAAGAAAGATTAGGCGTCAACATTCACGTGGATCAATTGATGGATggaattgcaaataattgccTCAATTTAGAACGTTTGGAGTTACGATGGGATCCGGAAAACTTGCGATTTTCGGACAAAAGTCAGAAAGCCATAGATGTCCTACGTGTCAAGTGTACCAAATTAAAGTGTTTAAGTTTAAG CGATGGAAGATATTACGAAATCGTCAAAGCAAATTTCGAGCGAGCTGATAGACTGACAGTCGTTAGAACAATTACTTGTTGCAGAGTatctaattattatcttttgcaaaattataaagacCTTATCTTTAATTGA